In one window of Desulfonatronospira thiodismutans ASO3-1 DNA:
- a CDS encoding LolA family protein, with product MIKSALALFVFILMPFTGWGKDQSIPADVLEKLHEIHDSIQTVSGSFVQKKHLDVFDQTLVSRGSFAIDRPGRIRWAYEEPSVFGFSSDGLQVRRWSEESGMSQSAPLSRDPVLSVIVDQMLAWSTMDLQAIEDHFSLTLAESEPMVLELEPEAKELRDIISKVLISFDSTSTHIEKIRILEHDSDRTNIRFEEVSLNQDLDHELF from the coding sequence ATGATCAAATCAGCACTTGCTTTGTTTGTGTTTATTCTGATGCCCTTCACCGGATGGGGGAAGGACCAGTCCATTCCTGCGGATGTTCTGGAAAAGCTGCATGAAATCCATGATTCCATACAAACCGTGTCCGGTTCTTTTGTTCAAAAGAAGCATCTGGATGTTTTCGATCAAACCCTGGTTTCCAGAGGCTCCTTTGCCATAGACCGACCTGGTAGAATCCGCTGGGCTTATGAAGAACCCTCTGTCTTCGGTTTTTCTTCAGACGGCTTGCAGGTGCGGCGCTGGAGCGAAGAGTCCGGCATGTCCCAGTCCGCCCCGCTGTCCAGGGATCCGGTTTTGTCCGTTATAGTTGACCAGATGCTTGCCTGGTCCACCATGGACTTGCAGGCCATAGAAGATCATTTCAGCTTGACCCTGGCTGAAAGCGAGCCCATGGTCCTCGAACTCGAGCCGGAGGCAAAGGAGCTCAGGGATATAATCAGTAAAGTGCTCATCAGCTTCGACTCCACATCTACTCACATAGAAAAAATAAGGATTCTGGAGCATGACAGCGACAGGACGAACATCCGTTTTGAAGAGGTCAGCCTGAACCAGGACCTTGACCATGAGCTGTTTTAA
- a CDS encoding radical SAM/SPASM domain-containing protein: protein MSKCNKFWGNHFSQPEIEKARTTGRILSMELELSMACNLRCIYCYAESGAPLENELRFEEITAAVDQAVELGARRIIVLGGGEPLAHPQILPVLQHIYKRGAAIDLFTNGTLITAETAEIFAELGVSPVIKMNSMNPEVQDRLAGRPGAFQDISQGFKHLQQAGYPSSGLALGVQTVICRHNLDELPEMWAWIRENSMVPYFETITLQGRARKHPDLFLEPEEIRDLFQRLSLMDKERFGFEWEPHPPVAGLTCMRHLYTCTVTVHGDVIPCPGVNIKVGNIRRDSLARILHQSRVVQDLRNIRENIKGACRDCELHPYCYGCRGMAYQYTGDYLAADPLCWKNPERI, encoded by the coding sequence ATGAGTAAGTGCAACAAATTCTGGGGGAACCATTTTTCCCAACCAGAAATTGAAAAAGCAAGGACTACGGGTCGGATACTGTCCATGGAGCTTGAACTGTCCATGGCCTGCAATCTGCGCTGCATCTATTGTTATGCTGAATCCGGCGCGCCGTTGGAAAATGAATTGCGTTTTGAAGAGATTACTGCTGCTGTTGACCAGGCAGTGGAGCTCGGAGCCAGAAGAATAATCGTTCTGGGCGGTGGGGAGCCTCTGGCTCACCCGCAGATCCTGCCTGTACTGCAGCATATTTACAAGCGCGGGGCAGCCATAGACCTCTTCACCAACGGCACGCTCATTACCGCTGAAACGGCTGAAATATTCGCTGAGCTCGGGGTCAGTCCTGTTATTAAAATGAACAGCATGAACCCCGAAGTTCAGGACCGGCTTGCCGGAAGACCGGGGGCTTTCCAGGATATCAGCCAGGGATTCAAACATCTGCAACAGGCCGGCTACCCTTCTTCAGGACTTGCCTTGGGCGTACAGACTGTCATATGCAGACATAATCTTGACGAACTGCCCGAGATGTGGGCCTGGATCAGAGAAAACAGCATGGTTCCCTACTTTGAAACCATTACTTTGCAGGGGCGGGCCAGAAAACACCCTGATCTTTTTCTGGAACCAGAAGAGATCCGCGATCTTTTTCAAAGATTATCCCTTATGGACAAAGAGAGATTTGGATTCGAATGGGAGCCCCATCCTCCGGTTGCCGGCCTGACCTGCATGCGCCATCTCTACACTTGCACGGTAACAGTACATGGCGACGTAATTCCCTGCCCCGGCGTTAACATCAAGGTGGGTAATATCCGCCGGGACAGTCTTGCCCGTATTCTGCACCAAAGCAGGGTTGTCCAGGACCTGCGCAACATCCGGGAAAACATCAAGGGAGCATGCCGGGATTGCGAACTGCATCCATACTGTTATGGCTGCAGGGGCATGGCTTACCAGTATACCGGCGACTATCTGGCGGCTGACCCTCTATGCTGGAAAAACCCCGAGAGGATATAG
- a CDS encoding phenylacetate--CoA ligase family protein, whose amino-acid sequence MTWKHAFSPGLEFAAPEKIYKRQLALLKNHVQYLSRNSRFYRKIFTDSGLDQESIAQLDDLRKFPITSKSDLEGYTQDFLCVAEEEVADLCLTSGTTGHPAALKQTRGDLDRLAFNEETAFGAAGIHKRDKVLIAAAMDRCFMAGLAYFMGLMRIGAAIIRAGSSSMPVLMDLVQSHRPTAMVGVPTLMLTVAQRLAEKGEDPRSLGMQRLVCIGEPVRNQDFTLSPLGKRLQEFWGAKIFGTYASTEMATTFCECEQGKGGHFHPELIVVEILNKDGEPVKQGESGEVVTTPLQVAGMPLLRFRTGDMAVLHTDPCSCGRSTPRLSPILGRKCQLLKIKGTTVYPQAIFSVLQEIPEVVNFYIEVTGRFALSDHVRVVAGTRSPGLTSLMVAERIASRIRIKPEVVLTDPEAVQTRTMVQGKRKPATFFDLREELYE is encoded by the coding sequence TGGAATTTGCCGCCCCGGAAAAGATTTACAAGCGCCAGCTTGCGCTTTTAAAGAATCATGTACAGTATCTGTCCCGGAATTCCCGCTTTTACCGCAAGATATTCACTGACTCGGGACTGGATCAGGAAAGCATCGCCCAGCTGGACGATCTGCGGAAATTTCCCATAACCAGCAAGTCCGACCTGGAGGGGTACACGCAGGATTTCCTCTGCGTGGCGGAAGAAGAAGTGGCGGATCTCTGTCTTACTTCGGGAACCACAGGACATCCTGCCGCTCTGAAGCAGACCCGAGGCGATCTTGACAGGCTCGCTTTCAACGAAGAAACAGCCTTTGGGGCTGCCGGTATCCACAAGAGGGACAAAGTCCTTATAGCCGCTGCCATGGACCGCTGTTTCATGGCCGGCCTGGCCTATTTCATGGGGCTGATGCGCATCGGTGCCGCAATCATACGTGCTGGATCCAGCAGCATGCCGGTACTCATGGATCTGGTGCAAAGCCACAGGCCCACGGCCATGGTCGGAGTGCCCACACTGATGTTGACAGTAGCCCAGCGCCTGGCGGAAAAGGGGGAAGATCCGAGGTCGCTGGGCATGCAGCGTCTGGTATGCATAGGGGAGCCGGTCCGAAACCAGGATTTTACTTTGTCTCCGCTGGGCAAGAGGCTGCAAGAATTCTGGGGTGCAAAAATTTTTGGCACCTATGCCAGCACAGAGATGGCCACGACTTTTTGCGAATGTGAACAGGGGAAAGGAGGGCATTTTCACCCTGAGTTGATCGTGGTGGAGATATTGAATAAAGATGGGGAGCCGGTGAAGCAGGGAGAATCGGGAGAAGTGGTTACCACCCCTCTGCAGGTTGCCGGGATGCCTTTGCTGCGTTTCAGGACCGGGGATATGGCGGTTCTGCACACGGATCCCTGTTCCTGCGGCCGCAGCACCCCCCGCCTGAGCCCTATTCTGGGACGCAAGTGTCAGCTTTTGAAGATAAAGGGCACTACTGTATACCCTCAGGCCATTTTCTCTGTGCTTCAGGAGATTCCTGAAGTTGTCAATTTCTATATCGAGGTCACAGGAAGGTTTGCCCTGTCCGACCATGTCCGGGTGGTAGCAGGCACCCGGTCTCCTGGCTTAACCTCTCTCATGGTTGCTGAAAGGATCGCCTCCAGAATCAGAATCAAACCCGAGGTTGTTCTGACCGATCCAGAAGCAGTGCAGACCCGGACCATGGTCCAGGGTAAACGCAAACCAGCCACTTTTTTTGACCTCAGGGAAGAACTGTATGAGTAA
- a CDS encoding radical SAM domain-containing protein, with amino-acid sequence MNSKEPVSAEGLMPHERPMRLVDTVLCSGDDGSGEAAARIHDGNIFVDQNGLLAREALAELMAQAFAAINGKTAVQSGGRGVKGYLVGIKQMHFWGEARAGDYLTISIRPAGDFAGFVLLTGEVRCQNKLLASGELKIWLASQESGQD; translated from the coding sequence ATGAATTCAAAAGAACCTGTATCCGCTGAAGGGCTTATGCCTCACGAACGCCCCATGCGGCTTGTGGATACAGTGCTGTGCTCAGGAGATGACGGCTCGGGCGAGGCGGCAGCCAGGATTCACGACGGGAACATTTTTGTAGACCAAAACGGCCTTCTTGCCCGGGAAGCCCTGGCTGAACTCATGGCTCAGGCCTTTGCCGCCATAAACGGCAAAACCGCAGTCCAGTCCGGAGGCCGGGGCGTAAAAGGATACCTGGTGGGCATAAAGCAGATGCATTTCTGGGGAGAGGCCCGTGCAGGGGACTACCTGACCATATCCATTCGGCCTGCAGGTGATTTTGCCGGCTTTGTACTGCTTACCGGTGAAGTACGTTGTCAGAACAAACTACTGGCCAGCGGGGAGCTGAAAATCTGGCTGGCCTCTCAGGAAAGCGGCCAGGACTGA